In Longimicrobium sp., a single window of DNA contains:
- a CDS encoding endonuclease MutS2 — translation MNPHALNVLEYRDALDIVARYASSALGGDAVRALEPSADLGWIEPELARVDQMRGFLRGDSGWYIPAIPDVRDPLRKLRVEGSVLDGSQLRDVATLLASSRVTRRAIQGQAASFPLLAMLAGALVEAEKEETEIGRTVDDHGTVRDEASPLLYRTRREIKSARNRLVEKLASYVSSLPAHYQVPDASVTVREGRFVIPIRREGRGEVGGIVHDESGTGATLFVEPPVAVEMMNRLRELEATEQREVTRILRELSARLRPMQPELLATLDAMVALDSVYARARYAIKSDGHVPRLLPAGTEEYEVVNGYHPVLQARSGAVVPFDLRMDAGERTLLISGPNTGGKTVLLKAIGLISLLTQSGIIPPVGPRSKLPVFRQVFADIGDEQSIEASLSTFSAHLKNLREALDGADWDALVLTDEIGSGTDPVEGGVLARAILIELTRRSAFTVATTHLGQLKLLATEERGVVNASLQFDAERLQPTYRLVKGIPGRSYGLAIARRLGMAESVLEHAESALPQGERDVARLLLDLEAKEQRLSEATVALERQLAETRALQQALEERERSLKEKERDAERRARQQARDLLLRSRAEVEAAIQEVRGVADAAQLEEASRAARRRVEEAATRQRERVPQERKKAGAHPARTADAVALEAGVRVRIESLGRTGIVVEVRDGKALVEAGSIRILLPREDLSPLPAGDQQRERSKPTAGYYSHTSEAHPEVDLRGMRVDEVETVLGRAVDDAILAGLPSFRIIHGKGTGALRAHVRDLIKNDRRILTSRAGELFEGGTGVTVVEFA, via the coding sequence ATGAATCCGCACGCTCTCAACGTCCTAGAGTACCGCGACGCGCTGGACATCGTCGCACGCTACGCATCGTCTGCGCTCGGCGGGGACGCGGTGCGCGCGCTGGAGCCCTCGGCCGACCTCGGGTGGATCGAGCCGGAGCTGGCGCGCGTGGACCAGATGCGCGGCTTCCTCCGCGGCGACTCGGGGTGGTACATCCCCGCGATCCCGGACGTGCGCGACCCGCTCCGCAAGCTGCGCGTGGAGGGCTCCGTGCTAGACGGCTCGCAGCTTCGCGACGTGGCGACGCTCCTCGCATCGTCGCGGGTGACGCGGCGCGCGATCCAGGGCCAGGCCGCGAGCTTTCCGCTCCTGGCGATGCTCGCCGGCGCGCTGGTGGAGGCGGAGAAGGAGGAGACGGAGATCGGGCGCACCGTGGACGACCACGGCACCGTGCGAGACGAGGCTTCGCCGCTCCTCTACCGCACGCGCCGCGAGATCAAGAGCGCGCGCAACCGGCTGGTGGAGAAGCTGGCGTCCTACGTCTCGTCGCTCCCGGCGCACTACCAGGTGCCGGACGCATCGGTGACGGTGCGCGAGGGGCGCTTCGTGATCCCCATCCGCCGCGAAGGGCGCGGCGAGGTGGGCGGCATCGTGCACGACGAGAGCGGGACGGGCGCGACGCTCTTCGTGGAGCCGCCCGTCGCCGTGGAGATGATGAACCGCCTCCGCGAGCTGGAGGCGACGGAGCAGCGCGAGGTCACGCGCATCCTGCGCGAGCTCTCCGCCCGGCTGCGGCCGATGCAGCCGGAGCTGCTGGCGACGCTGGACGCGATGGTGGCGCTGGACTCCGTGTACGCCCGCGCGCGCTACGCCATCAAGTCGGACGGGCACGTGCCGCGCCTCCTCCCCGCCGGGACGGAGGAGTACGAGGTCGTGAACGGCTATCACCCGGTGCTCCAGGCGCGCAGCGGGGCCGTGGTGCCCTTCGACCTGCGGATGGACGCGGGGGAGCGGACGCTGCTGATCTCCGGGCCCAACACGGGCGGCAAGACGGTGCTGCTGAAGGCGATCGGTCTGATCTCGCTCCTCACGCAGAGCGGGATCATTCCGCCGGTGGGGCCGCGCTCGAAGCTCCCCGTCTTCCGCCAGGTGTTCGCGGACATCGGCGACGAGCAGAGCATCGAGGCGTCGCTCTCCACCTTTTCCGCGCACCTCAAGAACCTGCGCGAGGCGCTGGACGGCGCGGACTGGGATGCGCTGGTGCTGACGGACGAGATCGGGAGCGGGACGGACCCGGTGGAGGGCGGCGTGCTGGCCCGCGCCATCCTCATCGAGCTGACGCGCCGCTCCGCCTTCACCGTCGCCACCACACACCTGGGACAGCTCAAGCTGCTGGCGACGGAGGAGCGTGGGGTCGTGAACGCCTCGCTCCAGTTCGACGCGGAGCGCCTGCAGCCGACGTACCGCCTGGTGAAGGGAATCCCCGGCCGCTCGTACGGCCTGGCGATCGCGCGGCGGCTCGGGATGGCGGAGTCGGTGCTGGAACACGCCGAGTCCGCGCTGCCGCAGGGCGAGCGCGACGTGGCCCGCCTCCTCCTGGACCTGGAGGCGAAGGAGCAGCGCCTCTCGGAAGCCACCGTCGCGCTGGAGCGCCAGCTCGCGGAGACGCGCGCGCTGCAGCAGGCGCTTGAGGAGCGCGAGCGCTCGCTCAAGGAGAAGGAGCGCGACGCGGAGCGGCGCGCACGGCAGCAGGCGCGCGACCTCCTCCTCCGCTCACGCGCCGAGGTGGAGGCCGCCATCCAAGAGGTGCGCGGCGTGGCGGACGCGGCGCAGCTGGAGGAGGCCTCGCGCGCCGCTCGGCGCCGCGTGGAGGAGGCCGCGACCCGCCAGCGCGAGCGCGTGCCGCAGGAGCGCAAGAAGGCCGGCGCGCATCCCGCCCGCACGGCCGACGCGGTGGCGCTGGAGGCGGGCGTCCGCGTGAGAATCGAGTCGCTGGGGCGCACCGGAATCGTCGTGGAGGTGCGCGACGGCAAGGCGCTGGTGGAAGCGGGCTCCATCCGCATCCTCCTGCCGCGCGAGGACCTCTCGCCGCTCCCGGCCGGCGACCAGCAGCGCGAGCGGAGCAAGCCGACGGCCGGCTACTACTCGCACACCAGCGAGGCGCACCCGGAGGTGGACCTGCGCGGGATGCGCGTGGACGAGGTGGAGACGGTGCTCGGCCGCGCGGTGGACGACGCGATCCTGGCGGGCCTGCCGTCGTTCCGCATCATCCACGGCAAGGGCACCGGCGCGCTGCGTGCCCACGTCCGCGACCTGATCAAGAACGACCGCCGCATCCTGACCTCGCGCGCCGGTGAGCTGTTCGAGGGAGGGACGGGGGTGACGGTGGTGGAGTTCGCGTAA
- a CDS encoding NAD(+)/NADH kinase, with protein sequence MRPPDGAGPRRVGVVGHDRYDELEAALARLLAFARERGLELFLEDALLEAAPVSAVLTPDLIPTLDVLLTLGGDGTLLRGARLVARDSVPVLGINLGHLGFLTTAHPAELDLALDCWLRGDFELDRRMALDIRSMGPDGEERGEYLALNDAVLHKGGSARVIRLQVTALREEVGSYSADGIILATPTGSTAYSLSAGGPIVHPAVDCIIATPISPHTLSVRPLVLPAEETLTVEVLSPTEELILTIDGQESERLIPGARVVVRRADERVSLVRLPERSFFSTLRVKLRWGDLEERKR encoded by the coding sequence TTGAGACCGCCTGACGGGGCGGGGCCGCGGCGCGTCGGCGTCGTCGGCCATGACCGGTACGACGAGCTCGAAGCGGCGCTGGCCCGCCTCCTGGCGTTCGCCCGGGAGCGCGGGCTGGAGCTGTTCCTGGAAGACGCCCTCCTGGAGGCGGCCCCCGTCTCGGCGGTCCTGACGCCCGACCTGATCCCCACGCTTGACGTGCTCCTCACGCTGGGCGGCGACGGGACGCTGCTGCGGGGCGCGCGGCTGGTGGCGCGCGACTCCGTGCCGGTGCTGGGGATCAACCTGGGGCACCTGGGCTTCCTCACCACCGCGCATCCTGCCGAGCTGGATTTGGCGCTGGATTGCTGGCTGCGCGGCGACTTCGAGCTGGACCGGCGGATGGCGCTGGACATCCGCTCCATGGGGCCGGACGGCGAGGAGCGCGGCGAGTACCTGGCGCTGAACGACGCCGTGCTGCACAAGGGCGGCTCGGCGCGCGTGATCCGGCTGCAGGTGACGGCGCTTCGCGAAGAGGTGGGGAGCTACAGCGCGGACGGTATCATCCTGGCGACGCCCACCGGCTCCACGGCGTACTCCCTCTCGGCGGGCGGCCCCATCGTCCACCCGGCCGTGGATTGCATCATCGCCACCCCGATATCTCCCCACACGCTCAGCGTGCGCCCCCTCGTCCTCCCCGCGGAGGAGACGCTGACGGTGGAGGTGCTCTCCCCCACCGAGGAGCTGATCCTGACCATCGACGGCCAGGAGAGCGAGCGCCTCATCCCCGGCGCCCGCGTCGTGGTGCGCCGCGCGGACGAGCGCGTGTCCCTCGTCCGCCTCCCCGAGCGCAGCTTCTTCTCCACCCTGCGCGTCAAGCTGCGCTGGGGCGACCTGGAAGAGCGCAAGCGATAA
- the dxs gene encoding 1-deoxy-D-xylulose-5-phosphate synthase, producing MRPSGRPLRVEGRSPVALLDSVKFPADVRALPAEELPALCQEVRDRVIDVVAAHKGAHFGSNLGAVELAVALHRAFDTPSDQLIWDVGHQAYPHKILTGRNEGMPGIRKRHGLSGFLRRDESEYDVFGAGHAATSISAAVGIAAARDLRGDDYEAIAVIGDGSMTCGLAYEALNNAGDTDRDLIVVLNDNQMSISPNVGALHKYLGVHKRLTGVRTSPLYNRIREEVKRLVHAAPRIGTIGEMVEHFAVRADDAFKGMFVPGMLFEELGFRYVGPVDGHDVASLVETFELVRKMKGPRLVHVLTTKGKGFAPAEADQVKWHAQGGFDRTTGAPLKVSAAGLPRWQNVFGQALTELAAEDRDVVAITAAMAGGTSTDIFQKAHPERFFDVGIAEGHAVTFAAGLATQGIKPVVAIYSTFLQRAYDSIVHDVALQELPVCFVMDRAGIAGDDGQTHHGGLDIAYLLPVPGMTIAAPHNADELIGLLKLALEWKHGPFAIRIPRDNVPALPRPIAEIEPVVHGSWETLRTGKDVAILAVGTMVAPAMAAAEMLQREGVSATVVNARFVKPLDEGTLERLFPAHPHLLTVEEGTVVNGFGTYASAHVAARWPGVRCASMGLPDRFVEHGERAELLGELDLTPEGIAARARSLVGKPLRKLLETA from the coding sequence ATGCGGCCGTCCGGCCGACCCTTGAGAGTGGAAGGAAGGAGCCCCGTGGCACTTCTCGACAGTGTGAAATTTCCCGCGGACGTCCGCGCGCTGCCGGCCGAGGAGCTTCCCGCCCTCTGCCAGGAAGTGCGCGACCGCGTGATCGACGTGGTGGCGGCCCACAAGGGCGCTCACTTCGGCTCCAACCTGGGTGCGGTGGAGTTGGCCGTGGCGCTCCACCGCGCCTTCGACACCCCGAGCGACCAGCTCATCTGGGACGTGGGGCACCAGGCGTACCCCCACAAGATCCTCACCGGGCGCAACGAGGGGATGCCCGGCATCCGCAAGCGCCACGGGCTCTCCGGCTTCCTGCGCCGCGACGAGAGCGAGTACGACGTCTTCGGCGCCGGGCACGCCGCCACCTCGATCTCCGCCGCGGTGGGGATCGCCGCCGCGCGCGACCTGCGCGGCGACGACTACGAGGCGATCGCGGTGATCGGCGACGGCTCCATGACGTGCGGGCTGGCGTACGAGGCGCTCAACAACGCCGGCGACACGGACCGGGACCTGATCGTCGTCCTCAACGACAACCAGATGTCGATCTCCCCCAACGTGGGGGCGCTGCACAAGTACCTGGGCGTCCACAAGCGGCTGACCGGCGTGCGCACCTCGCCGCTGTACAACCGCATCCGCGAAGAGGTGAAGCGGCTGGTGCACGCGGCGCCGCGCATCGGCACCATCGGCGAGATGGTGGAGCACTTCGCCGTCCGCGCGGATGACGCCTTCAAGGGGATGTTCGTTCCGGGGATGCTGTTCGAGGAGCTCGGATTCCGCTACGTGGGTCCGGTAGACGGGCACGACGTCGCCTCGCTGGTGGAGACGTTCGAACTGGTGCGCAAGATGAAGGGGCCGCGGCTGGTGCACGTCCTCACCACCAAGGGGAAGGGGTTCGCGCCGGCCGAGGCGGACCAGGTGAAGTGGCACGCGCAGGGCGGCTTCGACCGCACCACCGGCGCACCGCTCAAGGTCTCCGCCGCCGGGCTGCCGCGCTGGCAGAACGTCTTCGGGCAGGCGCTCACGGAGCTGGCCGCCGAGGACCGGGACGTGGTGGCGATCACCGCCGCGATGGCCGGGGGCACGAGCACCGACATCTTCCAGAAGGCACACCCCGAGCGCTTCTTCGACGTGGGGATCGCCGAGGGGCACGCCGTCACCTTTGCCGCCGGGCTGGCGACGCAGGGGATCAAGCCGGTGGTGGCGATCTACTCCACCTTCCTCCAGCGCGCGTACGACTCCATCGTCCACGACGTGGCGCTGCAGGAGCTGCCGGTGTGCTTCGTGATGGACCGCGCAGGCATCGCGGGCGACGACGGGCAGACGCACCACGGCGGGCTGGACATCGCCTACCTGCTGCCGGTGCCGGGGATGACGATCGCGGCGCCGCACAACGCGGACGAGCTGATCGGTCTGCTGAAGCTGGCGTTGGAGTGGAAGCACGGCCCCTTCGCCATCCGCATTCCGCGCGACAACGTCCCCGCGCTGCCACGGCCGATCGCGGAGATCGAGCCGGTGGTGCACGGGAGCTGGGAGACGCTGCGCACCGGCAAGGACGTCGCGATCCTGGCGGTCGGGACGATGGTGGCGCCCGCGATGGCGGCCGCGGAGATGCTGCAGCGCGAAGGCGTCTCGGCCACCGTGGTCAACGCCCGCTTCGTGAAGCCGCTCGACGAGGGGACGCTGGAGCGCCTCTTCCCCGCGCACCCGCACCTGCTGACGGTGGAGGAGGGGACGGTGGTGAACGGCTTCGGCACGTATGCGTCGGCGCACGTGGCGGCGCGCTGGCCTGGGGTGCGGTGCGCGTCGATGGGGCTTCCGGACCGCTTCGTGGAGCACGGCGAGCGCGCCGAGCTGCTGGGCGAGCTGGATCTGACGCCGGAGGGGATCGCGGCGCGGGCGCGCTCGCTGGTGGGCAAGCCGCTGCGGAAGCTGCTTGAGACCGCCTGA
- a CDS encoding PIN domain-containing protein translates to MIPAATVARYRGSGVLIDTNLLLMYFVGAHDPNEIARFKRTMQFTSGDHDLLVAFIEHFRRIVTTPHILTEVSNLAGQLTDRTRTGVFAALSAGLRLFGEEHTPAAELAEDPAFPRFGITDTAVLREAKGRYLVLTDDFRLSQYLRSEDVDVFNFHHLRLYDLLG, encoded by the coding sequence ATGATCCCCGCCGCCACCGTCGCGCGTTACCGTGGATCGGGGGTGCTCATCGACACCAACCTGCTCCTGATGTACTTCGTGGGCGCACACGATCCGAACGAAATCGCGAGATTCAAGCGGACGATGCAGTTCACCTCAGGGGATCACGATCTCCTCGTAGCCTTCATCGAGCACTTCAGGCGGATCGTTACAACTCCGCATATCCTGACGGAGGTCAGCAACCTCGCGGGACAGTTGACAGATCGTACGCGGACGGGCGTATTCGCGGCACTGAGCGCGGGACTCAGGCTTTTCGGCGAAGAACACACTCCCGCGGCGGAGCTCGCGGAAGACCCCGCCTTCCCGCGCTTCGGAATCACTGACACGGCCGTGCTGCGCGAGGCCAAGGGCCGCTATCTCGTCCTCACAGACGATTTCCGCCTCTCGCAGTACCTCCGATCGGAGGACGTGGATGTTTTTAACTTCCACCACCTCCGGTTATACGACCTGCTCGGCTAG
- a CDS encoding farnesyl diphosphate synthase, which translates to MTLADPIPSARLDDFLARERARVNRALEEVAREITEFVALPLREPVRYALATPGKRLRPILCAAAWRASAGEPDERVYRLATAVEIVHTYSLVHDDLPSMDDDALRRGRATLHVVFGVPRATLAGAALIPAAVSMLDGAARALELSRGRRTRLVGELCRASGVAGMVGGQVLDLENEERPTDVAALESIHRRKTGALLAASLRIGALAAGAREEVLAALTVYGEDLGLAFQIVDDVLDVTASAEVLGKTAGKDESVGKATYPALFGIEGARALAASRVEEAISALHAARIASPELEALARFVLERRS; encoded by the coding sequence GTGACGCTGGCCGACCCCATCCCCTCCGCCCGGCTCGACGACTTCCTAGCGCGCGAGCGTGCCCGCGTGAACCGTGCGCTGGAGGAGGTCGCGCGGGAGATCACCGAATTCGTAGCGCTCCCCCTCCGCGAGCCGGTCCGCTACGCCCTCGCCACGCCGGGGAAGCGCCTGCGTCCCATCCTGTGCGCCGCGGCCTGGCGCGCGTCCGCGGGCGAGCCGGACGAACGCGTGTACCGCCTGGCGACGGCGGTGGAGATCGTCCACACCTACTCCCTGGTGCACGACGACCTCCCCTCGATGGACGACGACGCCCTGCGGCGCGGGCGCGCGACCCTGCACGTGGTGTTCGGCGTGCCGCGGGCGACGCTGGCCGGCGCGGCGCTGATCCCCGCCGCCGTCTCCATGCTGGACGGCGCGGCCCGCGCGCTCGAGCTTTCGCGCGGGAGGCGGACGCGGCTGGTGGGCGAGCTGTGCAGGGCGAGCGGCGTGGCGGGGATGGTGGGCGGACAGGTGCTGGATCTCGAGAACGAGGAGCGCCCCACCGACGTCGCCGCGCTGGAGTCGATCCACAGGCGCAAGACGGGCGCGCTCCTCGCCGCCTCTCTCCGCATCGGCGCCCTCGCCGCCGGCGCGCGCGAGGAGGTGCTCGCCGCGCTCACGGTGTACGGCGAGGACCTCGGCCTCGCCTTCCAGATCGTGGACGACGTGCTGGACGTCACCGCCAGCGCGGAGGTGCTGGGGAAGACCGCGGGCAAGGACGAGTCGGTGGGGAAGGCGACGTACCCGGCGCTCTTTGGCATCGAAGGCGCCCGCGCCCTCGCCGCCAGCCGCGTGGAGGAGGCGATCTCCGCACTGCACGCCGCCCGCATCGCGTCGCCCGAGCTGGAGGCGCTCGCCCGGTTCGTGCTCGAGCGGCGAAGCTGA
- the xseB gene encoding exodeoxyribonuclease VII small subunit, with translation MSETRLEGALERLGEIVEQLEGDGLELDESLALFEEGVRLLRGAEAVLDGAEERIRLLVEEGDGFRQDPMAEER, from the coding sequence ATGAGCGAGACCAGGTTGGAGGGCGCGCTGGAGCGCCTGGGTGAGATCGTGGAGCAGCTCGAAGGCGACGGCCTGGAGCTGGACGAGTCGCTGGCGCTCTTTGAAGAGGGGGTTCGCCTCCTGCGCGGCGCCGAGGCCGTGCTGGACGGCGCGGAGGAGCGCATTCGCCTCCTGGTGGAAGAGGGCGACGGTTTCCGGCAGGACCCGATGGCGGAGGAGCGGTGA
- the xseA gene encoding exodeoxyribonuclease VII large subunit produces MTYDLFSSAGASERPKRGMNEARNEEVARAVAARDADAGFPPPRAARPEWTVADVNAAARELVESVLPPMWVVGEVSNFTKARSGHVYFTLRGPDAQLRCVMWRDEARRLPTAPAEGMEVRALGRVTLYEPRGEFQLVVAELEGRGEGLWKLAFDRLRTRLELEGLTSPERKRPLPAHPACVGIVTSRDGAALRDVAAVVRRRAPWTRLVLAPTRVQGEGAPAEIAAAIRRLGRAGCADVLIVGRGGGSVEDLWAFNEEVVARAIAESPIPVISAVGHETDVTIADLVADLRAPTPSAAAEAAVPDGSRVRREVAELRARLVDAAREQVAEGREAVFSARLDLRDAAERGLRGRRERVSAVAGRLHALSPLATLARGFAVPLSPEGRVLRSRADFAPGGRFDLRVADGTVPCRAEPTTER; encoded by the coding sequence GTGACGTACGACCTCTTCTCCTCGGCGGGCGCCAGCGAGCGGCCGAAGCGCGGGATGAACGAGGCCCGCAACGAAGAGGTTGCGCGCGCCGTCGCCGCCCGCGACGCGGACGCCGGGTTTCCGCCGCCGCGCGCCGCCCGCCCGGAGTGGACGGTCGCCGACGTCAACGCCGCCGCGCGCGAGCTTGTGGAAAGCGTCCTGCCGCCCATGTGGGTCGTTGGCGAGGTGAGCAACTTCACGAAGGCGCGCTCCGGCCACGTCTACTTCACCCTGCGCGGCCCCGACGCCCAGCTCCGCTGCGTGATGTGGCGCGACGAGGCCCGCCGCCTCCCCACCGCGCCGGCCGAGGGGATGGAGGTGCGCGCGCTGGGACGGGTGACGCTGTACGAGCCGCGCGGCGAGTTCCAGCTCGTGGTGGCGGAGCTGGAGGGTCGCGGCGAAGGGCTGTGGAAGCTGGCATTCGACCGCCTGCGCACCCGCCTGGAGCTGGAGGGGCTGACCTCGCCCGAGCGGAAGCGTCCCCTTCCCGCGCACCCGGCGTGCGTGGGGATCGTCACCTCGCGCGACGGCGCCGCCCTGCGCGACGTGGCGGCCGTAGTGCGCAGGCGTGCGCCGTGGACGCGCCTGGTGCTCGCCCCCACCCGGGTGCAGGGGGAGGGCGCCCCCGCCGAGATCGCCGCCGCCATCCGCCGGCTGGGGCGCGCGGGGTGCGCGGACGTGCTGATCGTGGGGCGCGGCGGCGGATCGGTGGAGGACCTGTGGGCCTTCAACGAGGAAGTAGTCGCCCGCGCCATCGCGGAGTCGCCCATTCCGGTGATCTCGGCTGTGGGGCACGAAACCGACGTCACCATCGCGGACCTGGTGGCCGACCTTCGCGCCCCCACCCCGTCCGCCGCCGCCGAAGCCGCCGTTCCCGACGGCAGCCGCGTGCGGCGCGAGGTCGCGGAGCTGCGTGCGCGGCTGGTGGACGCGGCGCGCGAGCAGGTAGCGGAGGGGCGCGAGGCGGTCTTCTCCGCGCGGCTGGACCTGCGCGACGCGGCCGAGCGTGGGCTGCGCGGGCGGCGCGAGCGCGTGTCGGCGGTGGCGGGGCGGCTGCACGCGCTCTCGCCGCTCGCTACGCTGGCGCGTGGCTTTGCCGTCCCCCTGTCGCCGGAGGGGCGGGTGCTCCGCTCCCGCGCCGACTTCGCGCCGGGAGGGCGCTTTGACCTGCGCGTGGCGGACGGCACCGTCCCCTGCCGCGCCGAGCCCACGACGGAACGATGA
- a CDS encoding bifunctional 5,10-methylenetetrahydrofolate dehydrogenase/5,10-methenyltetrahydrofolate cyclohydrolase: MSARIIEGTRIGREIRAEVAAEVERLRSEAGVVPGLAVVLVGNDPASEVYVRSKTRACHEAGMNDRLVHLGAAISAEELFGVIDGLNADPAVHGILVQLPLPPHIDPMAVLERVHPAKDVDGFHPLNVGRAFVGDPAGFLPATPAGIMELLRREGVPTHGRHAVVVGRSLIVSKPLASLLLAPGPNATVTLCHRHTVDLASHTRLADILVVAVGKPGLITRDMVKPGAVVLDVGTTRVADPADARGYVIRGDVEFDAVREVASAITPVPGGVGPMTIAMLLRNTVEAARRAAARARRRAGTAA, from the coding sequence GTGAGCGCGCGCATCATCGAGGGCACCCGCATCGGGCGGGAGATCCGCGCCGAGGTCGCGGCCGAGGTCGAGCGCCTCCGCTCCGAGGCGGGCGTCGTCCCCGGCCTGGCCGTGGTGCTGGTGGGGAACGATCCCGCCAGCGAGGTCTACGTACGCAGCAAGACGCGCGCGTGCCACGAGGCGGGGATGAACGACCGCCTCGTGCACCTGGGCGCCGCCATCAGCGCCGAGGAGCTGTTCGGCGTGATCGACGGTCTCAACGCGGACCCCGCGGTGCACGGCATCCTGGTGCAGCTCCCCCTTCCGCCCCACATCGACCCGATGGCGGTGCTGGAGCGCGTGCACCCAGCCAAGGACGTGGACGGCTTCCACCCGCTCAATGTGGGGCGCGCGTTCGTGGGCGATCCGGCCGGCTTCCTCCCCGCCACTCCCGCGGGGATCATGGAGCTCCTCCGCCGCGAGGGCGTGCCCACGCACGGGCGCCACGCGGTGGTGGTGGGCAGGTCGCTGATCGTGAGCAAGCCGCTCGCGTCGCTCCTGCTCGCGCCAGGCCCCAACGCCACGGTCACCCTCTGCCACCGCCACACGGTCGACCTCGCCTCGCATACGCGGCTGGCGGACATCCTGGTGGTCGCGGTGGGAAAGCCGGGGCTGATCACGCGCGACATGGTCAAGCCGGGCGCTGTCGTGCTGGACGTGGGGACCACCCGCGTGGCGGACCCCGCGGACGCGCGCGGCTACGTCATCCGCGGCGACGTGGAGTTCGACGCGGTGCGCGAGGTGGCCTCCGCCATCACGCCGGTGCCGGGCGGGGTGGGGCCGATGACGATCGCCATGCTCCTGCGCAACACGGTGGAGGCGGCCCGCCGCGCCGCCGCCCGCGCCCGCCGCCGCGCCGGGACCGCCGCGTGA
- a CDS encoding TIGR00282 family metallophosphoesterase — translation MKILFVADVIGSPGRRVVTQLLRLVRKDVGADAVILNGENSAGGFGITPDTVREFLELGVDVITTGNHVWDKKEILPLLDREPRLLRPANYPPPNPGRGHTVVKVGAVRLAVINLQGRTFMPPLDDPFRMADALIAELRGEADVIVVDFHAEATSEKQAFARYLDGRVAAVVGTHTHCQTADERVLPGGTAQITDLGLTGGLGGVIGMKAELSIERQRTLARGERLQPADEELTLQGAVVDVDEKTGHARSIQRVSVPYERVLQGEFRKK, via the coding sequence GTGAAGATCCTTTTCGTGGCGGATGTCATCGGCTCGCCGGGCCGGCGGGTGGTGACGCAGCTCCTGCGGCTCGTGCGCAAGGACGTGGGGGCGGATGCCGTCATCCTCAACGGCGAGAACTCCGCCGGCGGGTTCGGCATCACGCCCGACACCGTCCGCGAGTTCCTGGAATTGGGGGTGGACGTCATCACCACCGGAAACCACGTGTGGGACAAGAAGGAGATCCTTCCTCTGCTCGACCGCGAGCCGCGCCTCCTGAGGCCGGCCAACTACCCGCCGCCCAACCCCGGACGCGGGCACACGGTGGTCAAGGTGGGGGCGGTTAGGCTGGCGGTGATCAACCTGCAGGGGCGCACCTTCATGCCTCCGCTGGACGATCCCTTTCGCATGGCCGATGCGCTCATCGCGGAGCTGCGCGGCGAGGCGGACGTGATCGTGGTCGACTTCCACGCGGAGGCGACCAGTGAGAAGCAGGCGTTCGCGCGGTACCTGGACGGACGCGTGGCGGCGGTGGTGGGGACGCACACGCACTGCCAGACGGCGGACGAGCGCGTGCTGCCGGGCGGCACCGCGCAGATCACCGACCTGGGGCTCACCGGCGGGCTCGGTGGGGTGATCGGGATGAAGGCGGAGCTCTCCATCGAGCGGCAGCGCACCCTCGCCCGCGGCGAGCGGCTGCAGCCGGCCGACGAGGAGCTGACGCTGCAGGGCGCGGTGGTGGACGTAGACGAGAAGACGGGGCACGCCCGCTCCATCCAGCGCGTGAGCGTGCCGTACGAACGGGTCCTACAGGGGGAGTTCAGGAAGAAGTGA